A part of Scylla paramamosain isolate STU-SP2022 chromosome 24, ASM3559412v1, whole genome shotgun sequence genomic DNA contains:
- the LOC135112577 gene encoding uncharacterized protein LOC135112577, with amino-acid sequence MSRKSYSPSAPPPYSVVDPYLPYTNHRASTPPHSGNTASAEVPNPGENKTSTSDTAYTHGRYSSLGSNTSPLPPKTSGPVPSPTENTTSVTYTPHPQAPASAFHPYTPSPASTYQHYTTPASALLSYSYPHTAAAQYAAPYPYGYTAPSAYSPYTTAPTVIVALPNQTPPAAYAPYQVPGVMMQGEGTVAAPDQSFNDESATSSCKVHGSDYVPHQHPLHGHHPLLGYHYHHQLGQHHHHNPGNQ; translated from the coding sequence ATGTCTAGGAAGTCGTACAGTCCTTCAGCGCCTCCCCCATACAGCGTCGTTGACCCTTACCTGCCATACACCAACCACAGAGCCTCCACGCCTCCTCACAGCGGGAACACAGCCTCTGCCGAAGTACCTAACCcaggagaaaataaaacgagTACATCAGACACAGCCTACACCCACGGCCGCTATTCCTCCCTCGGTAGTAACACAAGCCCCCTCCCCCCTAAAACCTCCGGCCCAGTACCCTCGCCCACTGAGAATACAACTTCCGTCACCTATACACCTCATCCCCAAGCTCCAGCCTCGGCATTCCATCCCTATACGCCCTCTCCAGCCTCAACATACCAACATTATACAACGCCAGCCTCGGCCCTCCTATCCTACTCCTATCCACACACTGCAGCCGCCCAATACGCAGCTCCCTACCCTTATGGATATACAGCTCCTTCAGCTTACTCCCCTTACACCACAGCTCCTACAGTCATTGTGGCGCTGCCGAATCAGACCCCGCCAGCAGCCTACGCCCCATATCAAGTCCCGGGTGTGATGATGCAAGGGGAGGGTACCGTGGCCGCGCCTGATCAGTCGTTTAATGATGAGAGTGCGACAAGCTCATGTAAAGTGCATGGGAGTGACTACGTGCCCCACCAGCATCCTCTCCATGGCCACCATCCTCTCCTcggctaccactaccaccaccagctcggtcaacaccaccaccacaatccagGGAACCAGTAG
- the LOC135112579 gene encoding alpha-(1,3)-fucosyltransferase C-like isoform X1, with amino-acid sequence MHHFSLPRSFVKGSEKENRGESTTGFSYQRHSEGTAGSMWRPVSSKNVVSSLSPARRCGRLLVLSLGLVLLFLYWDPIREAQKEQYHLGHENVLGQENNGELSDGTSLSADSQNIDRRDNSASPEEKLKRIVDKRNGVPRNYSENTSVMKSEVDVNKTVEEIKKTNLNSLRINQTAHLTTITTATSTSNASATTTTTTTATKHPLATTTTTTVEYPTDHLSHDSFVNHKKILFYTRFFSETWEEELKVRTSLMHKCPVSTCVFLENSSHPEDTDAVVFHSFDFDPEQVPAVRRPEQVYVWLSMESPKWDGFSYGKILQFGRPGFFNWTSTYHRESDVMHPYGGLLPLQGEVDYVRPGLLNKSGVAYGEYLAALAGGDLQQEIKGKDWAAFLERPKLVVWMVSHCSTSSGREVYVQELQQHTEVDVFGSCGELKCSIESIEECYTKVLRPTYKFYLAFENNLCEDYVTEKAWLPLRHGLVPVVFGGARYSDILPPLSYVDATHRTPLQLANHLSSIARSPQLYGRYHLWRKYWEVLPWPPLCEICLKLHSLVSPMHRDGEDMGRRRYYPNLRSWWWSVNNCTTLYPRRRYPHLEFVGL; translated from the exons ATGCATCACTTTTCACTTCCTCGTTCGTTTGTGAAAGGATCGGAAAAAGAAAACCGCGGTGAAAGTACGACAGGCTTCTCCTACCAGCGACATTCTG AGGGCACAGCAGGCAGCATGTGGAGGCCTGTGAGCAGCAAGAACGTGGTCTCTTCCCTCAGTCCCGCCAGGCGCTGCGGGAGGCTCCTTGTTCTCTCCCTCGGCCTCGTGCTGCTGTTTCTCTATTGGGATCCAATTCGTGAGGCTCAGAAGGAACAATATCATTTGGGACACGAGAATGTTCTGGGtcaagaaaataatggagaacTTAGTGATGGTACGTCATTAAGTGCAGATTCTCAGAACATTGATAGGCGTGACAACAGTGCGTCTCcagaagaaaagttgaaaagaatCGTGGACAAACGTAATGGTGTGCCCAGAAATTACTCTGAAAATACTTCTGTAATGAAAAGTGAAGTAGATGTAAATAAAACCGtcgaggaaataaagaaaacaaatttgaATTCCTTGAGGATAAACCAAACTGctcacctcaccaccatcaccaccgccaccagcaccagcaacgcttcagccaccaccaccaccaccaccaccgctaccaagCACCCTctagccactaccaccaccaccaccgtagaATATCCCACTGATCACCTATCACATGACAGCTTCGTGAATCACAAGAAAATACTCTTTTACACGAGATTCTTTAGCGAGACATGGGAGGAGGAGCTCAAAGTAAGAACCTCCTTGATGCACAAATGCCCCGTGAGCACCTGCGTGTTTCTGGAGAACAGCTCGCATCCCGAAGACACGGACGCGGTGGTATTTCACTCCTTTGACTTCGATCCCGAGCAGGTACCAGCCGTGCGTCGACCAGAGCAAGTGTACGTGTGGCTGAGCATGGAGTCTCCTAAGTGGGATGGATTTAGTTACGGCAAGATTCTGCAATTTGGGCGTCCAGGGTTCTTCAACTGGACGAGTACTTACCACCGAGAGTCTGACGTGATGCATCCCTACGGTGGATTATTGCCGCTGCAGG GGGAAGTTGATTACGTGCGTCCTGGACTCCTCAACAAGTCCGGGGTCGCCTACGGGGAGTATCTGGCGGCGCTGGCTGGCGGGGACCTTCAACAGGAGATCAAGGGGAAAGATTGGGCAGCCTTCCTGGAGCGTCCTAAACTTGTGGTCTGGATGGTGTCACACTGCAGCActtcctcag GTCGTGAGGTGTACGTGCAGGAGCTACAGCAACACACTGAGGTGGACGTGTTTGGGTCGTGCGGGGAACTGAAGTGCAGCATTGAAAGTATTGAAGAGTGTTACACCAAGGTACTCAGACCGACCTACAAGTTCTacctggcctttgaaaacaacctGTGCGAGGATTACGTTACGGAGAAG GCGTGGCTGCCGCTGCGTCACGGCCTGGTCCCCGTGGTGTTTGGCGGGGCGCGGTACTCCGACATCCTGCCACCGCTCTCCTACGTGGACGCAACTCACCGCACGCCTCTCCAGCTGGCTAATCATctttccag CATCGCAAGGTCGCCGCAGCTGTATGGGCGTTACCACCTGTGGAGGAAGTACTGGGAGGTGCTGCCATGGCCTCCCTTGTGTGAGATTTGCCTCAAGCTGCACAGTCTAGTCAGTCCAATGCACAGGGACGGCGAGGACATGGGGCGGCGACGCTACTACCCCAACCTTCGTAGCTGGTGGTGGAGTGTTAATAATTGCACGACTCTCTATCCGCGACGCCGCTACCCACATTTGGAGTTTGTGGGTCTGTAG
- the LOC135112578 gene encoding protein naked cuticle homolog 2-like, whose protein sequence is MAGYPQYPPGTYPPPPVPTAPPAYPPPYPQQPYTPLPPQPTTQVVVQEQRPPTVVVQGQPPPPTVVVQEKVVVGRRPAGAGLGVGVGMAMGLAAAGAYPHHHHHHHRRRHHHHHHHGWW, encoded by the exons ATGGCAG GTTACCCTCAGTATCCACCGGGGACCTACCCACCCCCTCCCGTCCCCACAGCTCCACCAGCCTACCCACCGCCCTATCCCCAGCAGCCCTACACGCCTCTACCGCCACAGCCC ACAACCCAGGTGGTGGTCCAAGAGCAGCGGCCCCcgacggtggtggtgcagggTCAGCCCCCGCCGCCCACCGTGGTGGTgcaggagaaggtggtggtaggCAGG AGACCTGCCGGTGCTGGGctaggcgtgggcgtgggcatGGCCATGGGACTAGCGGCGGCCGGTGCCtacccacaccatcaccaccaccatcaccgccgccgccaccaccaccaccaccaccatggatGGTGGTAG
- the LOC135112579 gene encoding alpha-(1,3)-fucosyltransferase C-like isoform X2, producing the protein MWRPVSSKNVVSSLSPARRCGRLLVLSLGLVLLFLYWDPIREAQKEQYHLGHENVLGQENNGELSDGTSLSADSQNIDRRDNSASPEEKLKRIVDKRNGVPRNYSENTSVMKSEVDVNKTVEEIKKTNLNSLRINQTAHLTTITTATSTSNASATTTTTTTATKHPLATTTTTTVEYPTDHLSHDSFVNHKKILFYTRFFSETWEEELKVRTSLMHKCPVSTCVFLENSSHPEDTDAVVFHSFDFDPEQVPAVRRPEQVYVWLSMESPKWDGFSYGKILQFGRPGFFNWTSTYHRESDVMHPYGGLLPLQGEVDYVRPGLLNKSGVAYGEYLAALAGGDLQQEIKGKDWAAFLERPKLVVWMVSHCSTSSGREVYVQELQQHTEVDVFGSCGELKCSIESIEECYTKVLRPTYKFYLAFENNLCEDYVTEKAWLPLRHGLVPVVFGGARYSDILPPLSYVDATHRTPLQLANHLSSIARSPQLYGRYHLWRKYWEVLPWPPLCEICLKLHSLVSPMHRDGEDMGRRRYYPNLRSWWWSVNNCTTLYPRRRYPHLEFVGL; encoded by the exons ATGTGGAGGCCTGTGAGCAGCAAGAACGTGGTCTCTTCCCTCAGTCCCGCCAGGCGCTGCGGGAGGCTCCTTGTTCTCTCCCTCGGCCTCGTGCTGCTGTTTCTCTATTGGGATCCAATTCGTGAGGCTCAGAAGGAACAATATCATTTGGGACACGAGAATGTTCTGGGtcaagaaaataatggagaacTTAGTGATGGTACGTCATTAAGTGCAGATTCTCAGAACATTGATAGGCGTGACAACAGTGCGTCTCcagaagaaaagttgaaaagaatCGTGGACAAACGTAATGGTGTGCCCAGAAATTACTCTGAAAATACTTCTGTAATGAAAAGTGAAGTAGATGTAAATAAAACCGtcgaggaaataaagaaaacaaatttgaATTCCTTGAGGATAAACCAAACTGctcacctcaccaccatcaccaccgccaccagcaccagcaacgcttcagccaccaccaccaccaccaccaccgctaccaagCACCCTctagccactaccaccaccaccaccgtagaATATCCCACTGATCACCTATCACATGACAGCTTCGTGAATCACAAGAAAATACTCTTTTACACGAGATTCTTTAGCGAGACATGGGAGGAGGAGCTCAAAGTAAGAACCTCCTTGATGCACAAATGCCCCGTGAGCACCTGCGTGTTTCTGGAGAACAGCTCGCATCCCGAAGACACGGACGCGGTGGTATTTCACTCCTTTGACTTCGATCCCGAGCAGGTACCAGCCGTGCGTCGACCAGAGCAAGTGTACGTGTGGCTGAGCATGGAGTCTCCTAAGTGGGATGGATTTAGTTACGGCAAGATTCTGCAATTTGGGCGTCCAGGGTTCTTCAACTGGACGAGTACTTACCACCGAGAGTCTGACGTGATGCATCCCTACGGTGGATTATTGCCGCTGCAGG GGGAAGTTGATTACGTGCGTCCTGGACTCCTCAACAAGTCCGGGGTCGCCTACGGGGAGTATCTGGCGGCGCTGGCTGGCGGGGACCTTCAACAGGAGATCAAGGGGAAAGATTGGGCAGCCTTCCTGGAGCGTCCTAAACTTGTGGTCTGGATGGTGTCACACTGCAGCActtcctcag GTCGTGAGGTGTACGTGCAGGAGCTACAGCAACACACTGAGGTGGACGTGTTTGGGTCGTGCGGGGAACTGAAGTGCAGCATTGAAAGTATTGAAGAGTGTTACACCAAGGTACTCAGACCGACCTACAAGTTCTacctggcctttgaaaacaacctGTGCGAGGATTACGTTACGGAGAAG GCGTGGCTGCCGCTGCGTCACGGCCTGGTCCCCGTGGTGTTTGGCGGGGCGCGGTACTCCGACATCCTGCCACCGCTCTCCTACGTGGACGCAACTCACCGCACGCCTCTCCAGCTGGCTAATCATctttccag CATCGCAAGGTCGCCGCAGCTGTATGGGCGTTACCACCTGTGGAGGAAGTACTGGGAGGTGCTGCCATGGCCTCCCTTGTGTGAGATTTGCCTCAAGCTGCACAGTCTAGTCAGTCCAATGCACAGGGACGGCGAGGACATGGGGCGGCGACGCTACTACCCCAACCTTCGTAGCTGGTGGTGGAGTGTTAATAATTGCACGACTCTCTATCCGCGACGCCGCTACCCACATTTGGAGTTTGTGGGTCTGTAG